The DNA sequence aaccggtGAAGAACCGGCCGGCGTGCAATAGATATTTGCTGAAACTGAAGTTTTCCGGTTCGGTATCGGTTCGACCCAGTGAAAAACCGATGAACCGGCCGACcgattctaatttttttttttcattttatacctATAtaagaaacgacgccgtttcattTAAAttagtgaaacgacgtcgttttaatCCAcctagttgaaaaaaaaataaagcaaacggcgtcgtttggtctcaaccaaacggcgccgtttcatgATTAGGTTAAGATCCCCCTTCCCCTTTCTCGTTCTCATCTTTTTGCGCCGCTCGTTCTGcgtctcagctctctctctctcaaattctcTCGTCTCCCTCTCAGCTCCCTTTCTCTCCGATGccgtccctctctccctccatcCATTTGTGCCGTTTCATCCATTTGCATCATTTCAAGCTTCCATCTCCGATTCTTTGAGGTTTGTTGATGGGGACCactgttcttttatttttctccgaGAGGGTACCGATATTGTTGTGATAATGTGATATTTGTTGTGAATCATTTGATATTTGttgtatatattgtaattttgtgaatttgtgatgaTGGAGTTCGAGTTTACATGTAAATTTGCTCAAACCGAAGTTTTCCGGTTCGGTTTTTGTGTttctcattcctctctctctctctcttcactccGCCGACAACGCCGACCAACCGACCGGTAGAAAACTGAGACCGACGTCGACGGTTTTCTTCCCCTTCACCGGCCGGTTTCGGTCGAgatattgagaattttcagTGTATCGGTGCGGTCTCGGTTTCGACTCTAAACCGAACCGATAGGTCGGTTTTTCACCCCTACTGACCAATACACTAAAAGCgagtttttttgtaaaaaaaaaaaaaaactcctccCAACAATCACTctaataccacttgttggggaaatgAATACAGTTGAAGGAATAAAAACGGAAATAAAAGAGTAcgctcatgcactcagtgacaccaagaatttagtatggttcggcaactgcctataTCCATAGAAAAGAGCTTCACGAATAAATaatggaacacaagaaaatattataaaggaGGAgaatcacactccactcaactcaactctactctcttcttttctctcagagctctcacgactctctctcttttcttttcttcttgggtGTGTCTGAAACTCTCGCAGAAGCTTCAATTTATAAGCGCCTCGCctcacgtatgaatgcatttaagTGCATTCAATAGGTAACTGCAAATACAGTTACTTGTTGAGTGCTCCCtctttgtgatttgtgattaattcTTTGGTTTCATGGGTGGGCTCAATCTTTGTGTATGTTTCGAAGTTTGAATTGACTGGAAATAGTCTAAGAATTTAGATGAAGACTCAAGGTTCCTATGTAAAAATGTAAGAGTTCTACTGGggatgccttttttttttaccttccaTCGACTTTGAAGTAGGTGCAGTTGCTTGCCAAACAAATTCTGGATTAAGGTATATTATGTTCTTTGCtaactcactacaagaaaactgtttatttacgATCTGTTAATTTcagcaaaatgactatttacaattaaaattagttacaaaaaatcttttggtcgtaataaattagtcacaaaagtttatttttcttgtagtaactTTCTTTTCAATAGCAGGTTTAATATGTAGGggacccaaaaaataaattcgTTAGTCAAGTGAtgacaaaaaatacaaagaaacaCAAATGAGGTTaagaaaactcatttttttgggGGGCTAGTGCAGATGGGGGAGGGATCAGtgggagagaaaggagagagagggtcaATTCACTGTATGCAGAtctagtttatattttttgaggATGCTTTCGTGGTACTTCATGATTATTGATCGgtatgaaaattaatttcacaCCCAACCGCGGTCTGGAGCgcctctcatatatataaatatatatatttatatatatatgggttctTGCTATTGGTTGCCTAGTTATTGCACGCACGTACGTGTTACCTGGCTGTGCAAATTCAAAGGAAATATATTCGAGTTTTGGGATATGAATAGGGAGGCATTTGGGTCATTTAACGCCTTCCATGGGTCGTGGTGTACGACGTGGGTCTTTATCGGTAGGTAATGACACCATAGCTAGCAAGCAATATCTAATTCGCTTTCATGGAAAAGTTGGGTGGAGGTCTTGGTCTTCCACCATTTAATGATTTTGGAACAGccaacacggtgagagagagatgtgatcatgatcatgtgatCGAAATATATATTCtcagaaaaataaagtaaatgtCATGTTATGTGATTAAAAAGCAAGGATATACTATTCACTTGACTGACtatataaaatctttattttttttgaataaatatagatagaaattattattgGGAGCATTCATTTTGTatacatgatgtgacatcatctaAACTACATATCTCCCAAAATGAGTGTTGAaaacaatcaattagaagcagTCACGCAGTGAGTGTAAAGTGTGTACTACTATAataacttctctctaacattactcattttttttattatccaaatatgATCTAAAGGCGGTAATGATGTCATATtaatatagctagctaggttcaAGTTTTCGTCGGAGAAGTAAATTTCACCTCATCAATTGTatgtcactacaaaaaaaataaatatttatgataaattatttacgacgagaattattatttacaatgaaattaaatagactcattttaaaagaaaataattagttacaattaaacaattttcttataatgcATCGGTGTAAGTTTTTGGCGTACCATctaaacaagaaaaatactagtggacatgtacgtacgtactccAATATATGATTTCTTTCTTGCGGAGGGTGGGTGGGGGGATAAGCAAGAATATTGGTGTCCCACTCCATGATCCCTTAAGGCTTAAAGGTTCCAAACTCGAAGAAATTGCCAAAACGCGGGATTTAGACAACAGTGAGCCACTAGGCCATATATGCAGGTGATCCATGACCAAGGAATTAAAGGCCGTGATCATGCTCATTTGCACACCTAGCTATATGTTTTTGGTATTGgagataaaaaatatgagcTCAAAGGTATTGGATCGATATGCTTTGTTTTCCCCCAAAAGAGATAGCTAGGAtacataatttataacttatacATAGCTTGGAAAAAGGCATGCACATACCTTCGACGCTCCAGCTAGCCCCATGATCTGTGCCCTTCCTTTTCACGTGGCCCtgaaagataatataattagtaCGTGGTTGATCAATAGCATTAGGTGAATTTGCCCATCTGTCCAACTTATGATCTTTTATAGCTCACTTATATTATAAAGCTACTCGCCCCACCAATGTCGACGATCATGAGTACTAAAACAGGACACCCAAAATATTTCAGCATTTTGACCTACTAGCCTGCATGCATGGTTGAAAAGCCTATACAGAAACAAATAGGAGGTTTCCAGCTATTACTGATCATGAGAGAAGTCGATCTACTTAATTAAGTGTTTATAATCCATGCTGAGATCTTATTTCTTGTCTCGTATTCAACATCTTGATATAAGTTGGAAACAACCGAGATAGATAGCTAGCCAgctatgcatgcatatatgcatgcaacaGCTAATTCTGGATCATttaaaaagaagattaaaaGGTTGTGATCttgactaattaattaatctttttttttttttatacagggAAAGAGTGAAAATAATAGCATGCAGTAACACAAgcagaactatatatatatatatatatgttcttgaTCCACcccatgtgtgtgtgtgtatatatatatatatatatgtatgtatatatgctaAACTTAATTAGGTAGGCACATGGTCGCACATAGGCCAGTTGGGCTAGCATTTGATCATTAGCCTCCAGTTCATTTTTTTGTCTAATCTTATTCACCTTTTATGCCTTGACTATTTTGAATCAGTTCCAacgttattttatttgttctcCTCCCAAATATTGACCACTGATCAATTTTAACACTGGACAAAGATATCGATCATTGTTTGCATAAGGAaatatttccctttttttttgtgtaataaTGCATGGTTTTGGGTGtggaaaacttttattttttcagaaaatatcatttcccatctAAAAATGTTTAGACACTAAAAGAAATTTCAGagcttccaaaaaaaaaaaaaaaaaatcttcatctcttcctaattagaatgaaaaaaaaaaatgagaaccaCTTCTATAAAAATCTTATTCTGAAATATTGTTTCTACCGATTCCACCATTAATGTTGACAGATTAAAacagcaataaaaaaaatttccctcCATCTCAAGTTTTCTGTTTTGCTATATATTACCCTAATTTAGCATCAACGGCAGGATATCAGATCATCATCCTGTTAAAGTTGATACTCTTCAAGGTATAGTTTGAAtggtgagttgagataaaaattaaaaattaaataaaatattttttaaatattattttttaatattattattatttaaaaattaaattatttattatattttatataaaaatttttaaaaaattattataataataaaataaaatgagataaaatcaaAGGACCTAATTTTTGTACCAGAACCGGGCCTTATTCAGACGAAGCTGTAGCCTGCTTTATAGAGAAAAAGCTCCAAAGTACCCCCCaatcaataattttttgtaatcattATGCATGAATCGGAGTGCTATACATAAATCTCCTTCCAAAGGTCGCGACCTGGGCCAAGCTTGGAGATTAGCCAACCTTGGGATATTTAAAACTGTCCCAACTAAATAGCCCATTTTATGCAGTCTGCCAGCCCACTGGGCTAAGCTTGGAGatgaaattgtttataatttatagtcCCATGCAAGTCCTTGCtaattctttctatttttgtctgTGTCTTTATTGTTTTTTGGGGGTAGCGGGGgtttattactttattttccACCTCAAACCCACAAATCAAACACCATAAATCGGATACATTTATGTGTATATCTTGTGGATTGTTTAAAGTTATGATGAATTCAATCAAATAGCCATCAAGGTTGTTGTTTCGTTACATTTACAGCTAATAGAAAAGGCACTAATCCTCCACACGGGGCCAATTAAATCGAATAGATGTGAATGTTCCTACCCTGAAAAGGATTGAGACACCAATCGAAACCGATCGATCGAGGGAAATAATTATTGACCCCGTGAGGCGTCAACATGTTTGTGCTAGCTTCAACAGTTTAAAGTTTGGAGTGACAATGAAATTTGTACAGAGATGATCTAGGCGCACGGGATGCGAATGAGATGGAGATCTTGCTTTGCTCTATAACCTCATATTTCTGCAGTTAAATGTCAAGCTTAGTCCGTGATTTAACAGAAAGCAACGTACATCGTTGCCTCATGTTATGgccctatatatatagacacgaTGTCTGTCCGTGAAGTGAAGGCAGTACTGACTTCATCGTTTTTGGTGGTGATGGGCAGAACTTGCTACCCAATTTGTTTGATCAAAAGAGTTGGGTTTCTGTGCTGTAAATGGCGGCTAACATCTGTTGCTCCATTGAAATGGAGCCTAAGACCTTGAATCAAGGACAACTTAACCGTGCCAGGGTACGTAAATTACGTTGCTTTAATTTTATCTCGTTTGTTATTTGAATTGTCTTTTGCaggttgatattttattttgtatgtaatGCAGGAAGTGGCTGCAGATGTTGCTCAAAAAATGGAACCAAATGAAGCTTCCATTGTATTCATTGATCAGGTGAGCTTTAATTAGTAACCAGCttacatatgcatgcatgaaggCTGAAGAAACTACGACTTGTAAGAACATCTAAATTCCCATATgccacatacacacacacacagagacaaTATTCTGCTCATAAAAATTATCGCCTGGCCTGTATGTAGGGATCATCATCGAGGCCATTGGTTCCAGGAAATGATATTGATGCAGATGATCAGAGAAAAGTATTGGAAGAGGGAAAGCAGCTGCTGTACAAGCCTGTTGAGTGCGAGGAGACGAAGACGACTCGCATTATGGGAAGACCTTGTCAATGCTCCTGCATCGCTACTATGATTAGCGTAGAATCCCCGGATCAAGTGGGCCACAGAGAACCGCTCTCAGCCCCATTTTAAAACTTGTTATGATATGTATGATCATATAATGTTGTTGTTTGGTGTCCATCATTCTTATGTACAGTAATAAATCATGCTGTAAGATacagtactacgtacgtacgtactgcaATAAAACCATATTTCATTATAGGATGATATTTTTGCTGAGGGGCAGGCATGAGATAATTATAAACCCGGCCAGACCCTAGCTCTGAGACATCTAGCTCTGATATCCTTTTAACAATACCGATATTATATAGGATCGATcaagtactgcatgcatgcatctgcGTAAGAAGAACGTCGACGcgttataagaaaattatttatttactgtaagttaattttaataaaataattatttataattaaaattaattataaaaaattttttaatcgcaataaattaatcataaaaatctGTTTACGACTCAATATAGCAAATGAAATCGGAATGATAATAAATGTCGACGTACGTAGTTCTTAATTTCTTGGCCAGAAATTAACGAAGTGAAATATATATGgttgcttatataaaaataaaagaaaagagaaaagaaagaaatcatgaACTCAAGCTAGCCAACTCCTCCGTCACTAAAATatgaggggtttttttttttttttttggtgataaGGGGGGGGGAATTGCAACttggattttttatttggagaatcAAACTATATACGATCAGATCATTAGACTCTTGACAAAATACAAaggttatttttaaatatagagAGTGAGCACAATTAAATCCTTTTTACCAgccattgaaataaaatattttgataacaaaaaatattgatgttttaaatattgttttcttttagtATGCCGACACACCAAACTTATGATAgtaataaaactcaaaattatttcatctacgTTATAAAATCCTTAAGATCGATATTAGTCTAATATGCTACGTCAATCTGAGTTTTGTTTAGACATGtcaaaataaactataaaacaCGAATcgttatttttctaaaagaaatataaccctaagctatttttttttaaactaaaaaaaaaggaccaaaacgatgaatttatattttgcgaccacataat is a window from the Juglans regia cultivar Chandler chromosome 7, Walnut 2.0, whole genome shotgun sequence genome containing:
- the LOC109004886 gene encoding uncharacterized protein LOC109004886 — translated: MAANICCSIEMEPKTLNQGQLNRAREVAADVAQKMEPNEASIVFIDQGSSSRPLVPGNDIDADDQRKVLEEGKQLLYKPVECEETKTTRIMGRPCQCSCIATMISVESPDQVGHREPLSAPF